The nucleotide window GCGGCGCGCAGGGCTTCAAGGGCCACGGCCGAGGCGGTGTTGCAGGCCACGACCAGCAGCTTGATGTCCCGGCGCACCAGCTCGGCCCCGCACTGCACGCCGTAGCGCGTGACGGTCTGCGGAGACTTGGTCCCGTAGGGCAGGCGGGCGGTGTCGCCCAGATAGATGACGTCCTCGCAGGGCAACCGTTCCCTGAGTGCCCTGAGCACGGTCAGGCCGCCCACGCCCGAGTCGAACATGCCGATGGGAAGACTGGCTTTTTTATTCATGTGTACCTGTTCCTTGAGCCGCGTATGCAGGCCAAGGGAAACATGTTTTCATGAAAAAGTCTAAAACAAAGAGAGCAGATCGGAAAGGGGCTAGTCCCGGTTCGTCAGGCCAAGCATTTTCTGAGTCCAGCACCGGGCCTGGACGTAGAGCAACTCGGCCTGGAAGGACTCCAGCTCCAGCCTCTGGAGGCGACGCGATGTCTCGCCCCACTGACCCCGCTCATAGCTGGTGGCCAAACGCAGAAGGTCGTGGAACTCTCCCGATCCCAGCAGGGCGTCGATCACCTTTTGCTCCAGGGGGAGCACCCCGAGGATCTCCCGCATGCTGATTCCGAGCATGGTGTCGAGCAGGGAGAACAGGCCGGTCATGAACAGGGCGTCGGGTTCGCACGTCTTGAGGTTCGAGTTGTGGCAGACCTGCTCAAGGAACTTGCCCCGATGCACGGCCAGGTAGGCCAGCTCGCCTGCCTTGGGGGAGGTGTTGAGGTCCGCCACGAGAGCCGTCCTGAGCCACAACTTGGCCTGCTGCATGCCCATCATGTCGATGGCCCGCTTCAGGGACGTGACCTTCTCCCGCAACCCCAGCCCCACGGAATTGATATAGCGGAACAGCCGGTAGCTCAGGCTGGGATCGGACTTGAGTATTTCCGCCAGCCGGGAGGGCTCGAAATCGGGTTTGGCCAATTCTCCCAGCAACTGCAGCTTGGTCAGTTCGTTGGAGGTCAGCTTCCTGCCGGGGATGATCTCCGGCTTGCTGAAAAAGAATCCCTGAAACAGATGGAAGCCCAGCCCCTTGAGCCTGTCGAAGGTTTCAAGGTCTTCGACCTTCTCGGCCAGCAGGGTCGGACCGCCTGACAGGGAGCTGACGACTTCGGCCACCCGGTCGGTGTCGGAATCCAGGGCCAGGACGTCGACCTTGACGATATCCGCCAGGTCGACAAACGGCTTGAGCTCCGGCTGACCGGAAAAGTCGTCTACGGCGAGGGTATACCCGGCCTCCTTGAGACGCCGGACCGCTTCGAGGGCGGCCTTGCTCGGCTGGACGTTCTCCAGAATCTCGATGATGCACGCGTCCTTGGGCAAGGCGAACCCGGCCCCACCCACCAACATGCTCTCCGGGAAATTGATCAGGACCCTGGCGGAGCCGTCCATGCCCTCCCGGGCCAGGGCCAGCCCGTCGGCAATGACTGACGACGTAGCCTGATCTTCGTCCAATACGCATGCGAAATTGCTTTCGTCGGAGCGGAACAACAGTTCATAGCCCCACACGGTTTCGTCCGGGTGAAAGATGGGCTGGCGGGCAATGAAGACGGCTTCGCAAATGGGTATGGTCTGATCCATAACAGTAATCATACTCACTTTTTGTAGAAAGTGAAACCTTCCGCTTTGATTATCATCACTTCATATGATTGGCAGGAAAAACAGGACCGGGAGGCTAGGATCATTGATCGTGGCTGAAATCCCTGCGCAGCCTGCCCAGAAAGAGTTCCAGGTCATCCGGATTCTCCGACAACAGCTCGTCCAGATAGTCCATGTTGCGCTTGATGGCCACGGCGTAGAGATCGTTGTCCACGCTCCACCGACGTTTGAAATAGGGCCGCATGTACCCGTCGACTCCCTGGAATTCCTTGTCCAGCCGCACACGGGCCACATCCTGGTAGAATGAACCGGTCTTGGACAGCAGGTCAAAGGCGGTGGCGTAACCCGGCAGCTTGGCTTCCTGGAACTCCTCGAACAGCAGAAGCAGCTTTTCGAGATAATACCGATCCGCAATCTGGGCCAGCAGGTCGGCGCTGCCCAGGAAATAGCCCATCTTGCGCATGTTCTCCGAACGGAAAGCCACCTTTGAAGGCGACATGGCCAGGATGGTGCAGCGGATGCAGTCCGCGATATCCTCGATGTCGTCGGCAGCCAGGATTCCGTCCAGGTCGGTGCGCATGAACAGGATGGACCGCTCCTCATGACCCACGGTGTACTTGGCGCCGGTGCCCTGAGAGTCCTCGTCGGACTGAATCAGCCCCACGTCGTGGAACAGCGAGGCCAGCAGCCCCTTGAGGCAGTCCTTCTCGGAAAAATTCTCGCCCTCCGCCATGCCGCCGTACACGAGCCGGGCCATGGCAAGGACAACGGAACAGGTGTGCTCGAAATCATGGTACTTCGTATTGCTCGCCCTGAAACCGGGATAGTTGCCGAAAAAGAGCTGCTCCACGTCCTCGAAGGCCTTGCGGAACACATTCCCGTCGTAACCGGGAAAGAATTCCATCATAACCTCATCGGTCTCCCTGCGCACGCATTCCGCGTCCGCCGGGTCCACGAAGTCGTACAGCTTAACTCGGGGGAAAACCTTGTGCATCTATTTGGCCCCTTCCGTCCACTTGTCCCGGATGGCCTTGATGACGTCGAAAATCTCCAGGAAGATCTCCACCACCTCCGGGTCGAAATGGGTTCCGGCGTCTGATTCGAGGATGCCCAGGCATTTCTCGTCCGGGAACGGGTCCTTGTAGGAACGCGGCGAGGCCAAGGCGTCGTACACGTCGGCCACGGCGCAGATACGGGCGGCCAGGGGGATATCCGCGCCGTTGCGCGGCATACCGCCCAAGTGGATGTCGTCCCCGGCCCAGACGTCCTTCTTCGAAATGGACGGGTAGCCGCGTCCCTCCCACTTCTCATGATGGCAAAGGGCAATTTCCATGGCCATGTGGTCCAGTTCCGAGGTCTGGTTCTTGAACAACCGCGCACCGTAGATCGTGTGCCACTTCATGGTGTCGTATTCTTCGTCCGTAAGCTTCGCGGGTTTTTTGAGGATATTGTCGGAGATACCCACCTTGCCCACGTCGTGGAGCATGGCGGCCAGGCGCAGGTTGTCCCGGACCCGCTTTATCTCCTTGGCCGAGTGCTTGCGCCGGGCGGCCCAGGTGCCGTATATCTCGGCGCAATAGGCTCCCACCCGCTGGACATGCGCCCCGGTCTCCGAGGGATCGCGCAACTCCGCCATCTGCATCATGCGCAGGATCAGCTCGCGGTTCATGATGCCGCGCTCGATGGCCACCGACGCGTTGTTGCAGAACAGGGGGATATACGTCCGCGCCTCGTGTGAAAACGGGACCACCTTGCCCATGTCGTTCTTGGCGTTGA belongs to Pseudodesulfovibrio portus and includes:
- a CDS encoding HD domain-containing phosphohydrolase, encoding MGAERLTNRDDAVLAILKTSEEVNQLKDVDSILDKILFESRQFSGADAGSIFLVEDDRLIFSYVQNDTLFKKETANAALYQNFGIPISEQSIVGYVAKTRQSLAIDDAYELDATLPFSFNKSFDEKSGFRTTSMLTIPLIAQESRLVGVMQLINAKNDMGKVVPFSHEARTYIPLFCNNASVAIERGIMNRELILRMMQMAELRDPSETGAHVQRVGAYCAEIYGTWAARRKHSAKEIKRVRDNLRLAAMLHDVGKVGISDNILKKPAKLTDEEYDTMKWHTIYGARLFKNQTSELDHMAMEIALCHHEKWEGRGYPSISKKDVWAGDDIHLGGMPRNGADIPLAARICAVADVYDALASPRSYKDPFPDEKCLGILESDAGTHFDPEVVEIFLEIFDVIKAIRDKWTEGAK
- a CDS encoding EAL and HDOD domain-containing protein, yielding MDQTIPICEAVFIARQPIFHPDETVWGYELLFRSDESNFACVLDEDQATSSVIADGLALAREGMDGSARVLINFPESMLVGGAGFALPKDACIIEILENVQPSKAALEAVRRLKEAGYTLAVDDFSGQPELKPFVDLADIVKVDVLALDSDTDRVAEVVSSLSGGPTLLAEKVEDLETFDRLKGLGFHLFQGFFFSKPEIIPGRKLTSNELTKLQLLGELAKPDFEPSRLAEILKSDPSLSYRLFRYINSVGLGLREKVTSLKRAIDMMGMQQAKLWLRTALVADLNTSPKAGELAYLAVHRGKFLEQVCHNSNLKTCEPDALFMTGLFSLLDTMLGISMREILGVLPLEQKVIDALLGSGEFHDLLRLATSYERGQWGETSRRLQRLELESFQAELLYVQARCWTQKMLGLTNRD
- a CDS encoding HD domain-containing protein, with protein sequence MHKVFPRVKLYDFVDPADAECVRRETDEVMMEFFPGYDGNVFRKAFEDVEQLFFGNYPGFRASNTKYHDFEHTCSVVLAMARLVYGGMAEGENFSEKDCLKGLLASLFHDVGLIQSDEDSQGTGAKYTVGHEERSILFMRTDLDGILAADDIEDIADCIRCTILAMSPSKVAFRSENMRKMGYFLGSADLLAQIADRYYLEKLLLLFEEFQEAKLPGYATAFDLLSKTGSFYQDVARVRLDKEFQGVDGYMRPYFKRRWSVDNDLYAVAIKRNMDYLDELLSENPDDLELFLGRLRRDFSHDQ